aggcgggtggatcacctgaggtcaggagttcaagaccagcctggctaacatggtgaaaccccatctctacaaaaatacaaaagttagccaggcatgatggcaggtgcctgtaatcccagctactcgggaggctgggtcggaagaatcacttgaatccaggaggcggaggttgcagtgaaccaagatcgtgccattgcgttccagtctgggtgacagagcgagactccgtctcaaaaaaaaaaaaaagaaaaattagctggatgtggtggtgcatgcctgtggtcccagctactcaggaggctgtggtgggaggattgcttgagcccaagacactgaggctgcagtgagcaatgatcacaccactgcactccagcctgggcaaccagagtaagaccctgtctcaaaaacaaacaaacaaacaaacaaaaaccactttaactgagtgtggtggtgcacacctctagtcccagctacttgggaggttgaggcagcaggatcacttgagcccgggagattgaggctgcagtgagctgtgattatgccactgcagtccagcctgggcaatagagtgagactctgtctccaaaaataaataaataaataaaaaaggacatagcaacactattcacaaatccaaaagttagaaataacccagatgaggctgggcgcggtggctcaagcctgtaatcccagcactttgggaggccgagacgggcggatcacgaggtcaggagatcgagaccatcctggctaacacggtgaaaccccgtctctactaaaaaatacaaaaaactagccgggcgaggtggcgggcgcctgtagtcccggctactcgggaggctgaggcaggagaatggtgggaacccgggaggcagagcttgtagtgagctgagatctggccactgcactccagcctgggcgacagagcgagactccgtctcaaaaaaaaaaaaaaaagaaaaaaaaaaaaaaaaaaaaaaagaaataacccagatgtccatcaaaagatgaatagataaacaaattgtggtatgaTACATATAATGGACtgttattcagccattaaaaggaacaaaatattgaTACAGGCTATAAACTctgtgaaccttgaaaacattctaagtgaaagaaaatagaCATAAGAGGTTACATTtcgcaattcttttttttttttttttgagactgcatcttactctgttgcctaggctggagtacagtggcttgatctcagctcactgcaacctccatctcccaaattcaagcaattctcctgcctcagcctcccgagtagctgggattacatgtaggcacgtgccaccatgcctggctaatttttgtacttttagtagagatggggtttcaccacgttggccaggctggtctcgaactccagacctcaggtggtccacccgccttggcctcccaaagtgttgggattacaggcgtgagccaccacgcccagccacatatATGGTAATTATTGAATGTGTTTGGTATGTTCGTTGTGGGTGATGAAAAATTGTGGAACTAGATAGACGTGATGGTTGAACAACACTGTGGAtgcactaaatgccactgaattgtacgctttaaaatggttaattttatgttacatgaattTCACctaaattaacaacaacaacgaaaaagaACTTAAGACAGCACTTGGTTTGGCTATTATGAAGTTTCGTGAGAAACAGTGGTCCATCTCCCAGAGAACTGGCCCCAGGTTCCTAAGAAGgcaaaaggggccgggcgcggtggctcaagcctgtaatcccagcacttggggaggccgagacgggcggatcactaggtcaggagatcgagaccatcctggctaacacggtgaaacgctgtctctactaaaaaatacagaaaactagccgggcgaggtggcgggcgcctatggccgcagctactggggagactgaggcaggagaatggcatgaacccgggaattggagcttgcagtgagctgagatcctgccactgcactccagcctgggcaacagagtgaggctccgtctcaaaaaaaaaaaaaaaaaaaagaaggcaaaaggaCACACCTGTGAAGGGTACACAGGCCCTCTCTGCACTATTTTTTGTGCAACTTCTTGCaagtctataattatttcaaaataaaagtctaaaaggaaaataagaacatGTATGAATGTGGCTGCCCCATGCCTCCCACCCTCAGGTCTGACACTCAGAGACTGATCACCTCTTGGAGTCCTGGAACTCATCCCAGGTTTTAGACCCTGATTGGCCTGTCTGGGGCCGGAGTCTGGAGGCAGGATCAGGAGCCTGCTCAGAGTGTAGTTtcactttcacttttcttttctccagaggAGCCAGGAAGAGAGCTGTGACCAGCAGCGTCCCTTATTCCCTTGGCCTTGGTTCTTGTTTGCACTAGCTACAGCAGGGCACTGGCCCCTACTGTCACCGGCTCCTAAacaaagaccctatctctgagCGCTGCAGCCTACTGTTTGGCCCCAGGTTTGAGGATGGATGCCCTAGATGCTTCGAAGCTGCTGGATGAGGAGCTGTATTCAAGACAGCTGTGAGGCCCGAGGTGAGGGGTGGAGAATGGGGGATGGTCTTCAGACCTTGATCTGCAACTGCTTGCCTCCTGCTTCCCATCCACAGGTATGTGCTGGGCTCACCTGCCATGCAGAGGATTCAGGGAGCCAGGGTCCTGGTGTCAGGCCTGCAGGGCCTGGGGGCTGAGGTGGCCAAGAACTTGGTCCTGATGGGTGTGGGCAGCCTTACTCTGCATGATCCTCACCCCACCTGCTGGTCCGACCTGGCTGCCCAGGTAAGTGTCCTGGGGGGCTATGGGCTGCCAGACCAAGGTGGGGGCATGGCCCAAGAGGACTCCTGTCTTTGCTCAGGCTGCACTGGCTCTCTCCCTAGTTTCTCCTCTCAGAGCAGGACTTGGAAAGGAGCAGAGCTGAGGCCTCTCAAGAGCTCTTGGCTCAGCTCAACAGAGCTGTCCAGGTCGTTGTGCACACGGGTGACATCACTGAGGACCTGCTGTTGGACTTCCAGGTCAGCTCAGGCCTGCAGCCCTCAAGAGCAGGAAGGGCTGGGCAGTGGTTTTAGCCCTGCTGATCACAGTGTCCACCCAGGTGGTGGTGCTGACTGCTGCAAAGCTGGAGGAGCAGCTGAAGGTGGGTACCTTGTGCCATAAGCATGGAGTTTGCTTTCTGGCGGCTGACACCCGAGGCCTTGTGGGGTGAGTAAGACTGCCTGCCCGGCCTACCGTATTATAGCCAGCAACTGGCCTCATGCTGTCCTCAGCTCCAGGCTTGCTCCAGTGCCCCTCCAACCAGCCTCAGGTCTATACCAGCATGCCTTTCTGATTCTGGTCCCCAGTCCTGCCCTCTGGTTCCTCCAACCTAACCTCCAGACCTGCTCCAGTAACCCTCTCAAATTCTAGTTCCCAAGCCTCTCCTTGCATTCCTCTCCCAATTCTGGCCCTCTGGCCCTGCCCTAGTATCCCCTATCCTTAAGTACAACCTGTAAGCTGCCTCAGTGACCCCTACCACCCCATCTCAGGCAGTTGTTCTGTGACTTTGGTGAGGACTTCACTGTGCAGGACCCCACAGAGGCAGAACCCCTGACAGCTGCCATCCAGCACATCTCCCAGGTGGGTGCTGAGCTGTAGACATTCACTTGCTGACCAAGGAGAGGCTGCCAGGGCCTGTGGAAGGCAGGTCCAGGCACCCCTGAGCCAAGCCTCCTCCTACTCAGGGCTCCCCTGGAATTCTCACTCTGAGGAAAGGGGCCAATACCCACTACTTCCGTGACGGAGACTTGGTGACTTTCTCAGGAATTGAGGGAATGGTTGAGCTCAACGACTGTGATCCCCGGTCTATCCATGTGCGGGGTAAGCCAATCCCATTCCAACTCCAGGCGCAGCACCCAAGCCTCCACTGGGAGTGAGCACAGCCTGGCCCTTGGAATGGGTTTTTCTCCCTCCATCTTCTATAGGGTGCAGCAAGGTCTGGGACACAGATGCAAGATAGGATGGGGTGTGGGAACTACTCAGGCTCAAGGATCATACTGACTAGACTGGACCTCCCTCAGAGGATGGGTCCCTGGAGATTGGAGACACAACAACTTTCTCTCGGTACTTGCGTGGTGGGGCTATCACTGAAGTCAAGAGACCCAAGACTGTGAGACATGTGAGTGCAAGTGCATCTGAGGTAGGGGAGCTTGGTTGCCTTGAGGGGCCCGTAGCATTCTGGACTAGACCCTAAGCCAGGTGCCCTTGCAGAAGTCCCTGGACACAGCCCTGCTCCAGCCCCATGTGGTGGCCCAGAGCTCCCAGGAAGTTCACCGTGCCCACTGCCTGCATCAGGCCTTCTGTGCACTGCACAAGTTCCAGCATCTCCATGGCCGGCCACCCCAGCCCTGGGATCCTGTGAGTGGCCCTGTtgctcccacccccagcctctgtCATTTATTGGGGTCCCATCTGCCAGAGGCAACAATGACCGTTCACAAATCCAAGTTTGATCTGCCAACACTGCAGCCTTTAGAGTAGAGGCTGGTTCCATGGAAGTGCCAGGCACACATCCTGGGGACCCCTGCTACACCCTGATGCCTCAGATCTGTGTTGGAAGCTGCACTTAGATTAGTGAAGCCTCTTGGGCTGCTGTCTGGTACTGGACATCCTCTGGTGGTGCTGCACAGGCTGGCAGCAGGGCCAGGCCTTCCCACCCAGGcttctgcttcctcttctgtGGAACAGGGTGGATGGAGGGTGGCTGGAAGGATTTGAGTCAGGAGTGGAGCTCAGGCTGGGGCTACTGTGCCACAGAGTCCTACCAACAGGTTGATGCAGAGACCGTggtgggcctggcccaggacctGGAACCACTGAAGTGGACAGAGGAAGAGCCACTGGAACAGCCACTGGATGAGGCCCTAGTGCGGACAGTTGCCCTAAGCAGTGGAGGTGTCTTGAGCCCTATGGTGGCCATGCTGGGTGCAGTAGCTGCCCAGGAAGTGCTGAAGGTAGGCACAGGCATAGGTGTGGGGGGTACTGGGAAGATGTGGAGATCGGTGTGTGTGTCAGAGGGCACCCAGCACCAGATAGCAGCCCTGGAGGCTTCACCAACCTGGGTGTAGCCTCCAGCCAGGATCTGAAGGGGTCAGGAGGTGGCAGcagtgcccagcctgaagtgctgCCCCTAGGCAATCTCCAGGAAGTTCATGCCTCTGGACCAGTGGCTTTACTTTGATGCCCTCGATTGTCTTCCGGAAGATGGGGAGCTCCTTCCCAGTCCTGAGGACTGCGCCCCGGTGAGAGCCTGGGATAGGGGTACAAGCCTTGTCCAAAATCAGGACTACGGGAGAAACATAAGGAATGGCCTCCCGGTCCTGATTCAGAAAACTCATTGTAAGGAGATGCAGGCCAGTAGCCATCACTGACCCCTATCTCTGTTCCCTAGAGAGGCAGCCGCTATGATGGGCAAATTGCAGTGTTTGGGGCTGGTTTTCAGGAGAAACTGAGCCGCCAGCACTACCTCTTGGTGAGCTGTGGGGTGAGACTGGGAGTGCCTTTAGAAGAGCCAGCCCAGCCTCTCTGGCTAAGGCTGTTCCTGCCAACAGGTGGGTGCTGGTGCCATTGGTTGTGAGCTGCTCAAAGTCTTTGCCCTAGTGGGACTGGGGGCCAGGAACAGCGGGGGCTTTACTGTTGTCGACATGGACCACATAGAGCGCTCCAATCTCAGCCGTCAGTTCCTTTTCAGGTCCCAGGACATTGGTGTGAGTACTGATCCCTCCCCACACTCCTGCATCCCAGACCGTCCTCCCATACAGCTTCCTACCCAACATCTTCCTGCCGTCTTCCCAGAGACCCAAGGCAGAGGTGGCTGCAGCAGCTGCCCGGCGCCTGAACCCAGACTTACAGGTGATCCCGCTTACCTACCCACTGGATCCCACCACAGAGCACATCTATGGGGATAACTTTTTCTCCCATGTGGATGGTGTGGCTGCTGCCCTGGACAGTTTCCAGGCCCGTGAGTGCTTGACTTTGGAGATCAGTCCCTTGCCCACAGCTGTGCCAGCCCCACTTCTGACCCGCTGTTCCCTTGCCAGGGCGCTATGTAGCTGCTCGTTGCACCCACTATCTGAAGCCACTGCTGGAGGCAGGCACATTGGGCACCCGGGGCAGTGCTAAAGTATTCATGCCACATGTGACTGAGGCCTACAGAGCCCCTGCCTCAGCTGCAGCTTCTGAGGATGCCCCCTACCCTGTCTGTACCGTGCGGCACTTCCCTAGCACAGCCGAGCACACCTTGCAGGTAGGAAGCACCCTGGAGACTCCCACCCTACCCAGCTCAGCCCTCAGCTGCAGACCTATTCTCCACCTGACACCtcactcttcctccctcctccacagTGGGCCCGGGATGAGTTTGAGGGACTCTTCCGACTGTCTGCAGAGACCATCAACCACCACCAACAGTAAGGCCACCAACAGAGGCAGATAGGAGTCCAGGGCTCCAAGTACGAGTCTGCAGGACTCAGTCTCAcacttcttcctctctctgcagGGCACACACTTCCCTGGCAGACATGGATGGGCCACAGACACTCACTTTACTGAAGCCGGTGCTTGGGGTCCTGAGAGTGCGTCCACAGAACTGGCAAGACTGTGTGGCGTGGGCTCTTGGCCACTGGAAACTCTGCTTCCATTATGGCATCAAACAGCTGCTGAGGCACTTCCCACCTAATAAAGTGTGTGGCTAGGGGTTGGGATGCTGGGGGCTCAGAGGGACCAGACTGAGCCCAGCACTTCTACTTACCTACCTAGGTGCTTGAGGATGGAACTCCCTTCTGGTCGGGTCCCAAACAGTGTCCCCAGCCCTTGGAGTTTGACACCAACCAAGTGAGTGGGATTCCCTAGGGAGCTCCAAGATAGAGATGTGGCCCCTCAGAGCAGAGGTTGGCATTTCTGCATTCTGCAGAGATGCGCAGATGCCCAGAGACAGCCATGCTTGTGCACATATGGGTGTCTACATGTGAGGCAAAGGCAGGCACTCAAACAGATCCACAAATGGAGAGTGACCCCTACCCCGTGCACCCATACATGCTCACTCACACCCATGCCTCTGCTCCTGTTCTTGGTCTGGCTACAGGACATGCACCTCCTCTACGTACTGGCAGCTGCCAACCTGTATGCCCAGATGCATGGGCTGCCTGGCTCACAGGACTCAACTGCACTCAGGGAGCTGCTGAAGCTGCTGCCACAGCCTGACCCCCAACAGATGGCCCCCATCTTTGCTAGTAATCTAGAGCTGGCTTCAGCTTCTGCTGAGTTTGGTGAGGCTCCTGGCCCTGGCCCCCCATGCTGTCTTTCAAAGGCCTGAACCTGAACTGTCCTCAGCCTGTGCTGCAGAAGGAAGATAGGCCCTAGGGGATCTACAGCCAATTCGCTACCTCTCAGGCCTCCTAACCTCACTCCTCCATAGCTTCAGGCTTATTCTCTGGTCCCTCAGTAGGTCTTCTCCCTGCTGCCTACACCACATCCCAGTTCTTGTGGCAGattcttggcaaaataaataagtaaataaatccaTTGGCTCCTGGGGAGTGCCTAGCTATGGCCTGCAAGTGAGGACAGAGTCACAGAGGTCATGCACACAAATGGGTGAAGACTGGGGCTTCTAGAGGGGAGATTGTAGCATTAATTAAGGGGGCTTCTTGATTTGATCAGGGAATAGTGACAGGCTTGGCAAAGACCAAGAATAGGCACAGGGCTCCAGGAAGAGTGCAGGAGACAGGGGCTAAGGACTGCCTCAACATCccctcccctgacaggccctgagCAGCTGAAGGAACTGAACAAAGCCCTGGAATTCTGGACTGTGGGCCCTCCCCTGAAACCTCTGATGTTTGAGAAGGTGGGAGCCCAACTGGCAGTGAGGAGTGGGGCTGGGGAGTTTGTGGAGAAAAGTCAGGAGCTAATAAGGTAGTTTTGGAGCCCCTTGGCCTGAATTCTCCCAGCAAGGCCCTGGAAGCAGCTCACATTCCCTGAACCTCAGTCTGTCTGATCAAGAGGAGATGGGGGGCACCCCCCCACAGAACTGTGTGGAGACCTGTGCAGTGGCACACAGTGGGCCATGGTGAGGGGCACGGCTGCAGTGTTAACACTACTTTGACTTGGACCTTACAGGATGATGACAGCAACTTCCATGTGGACTTTGTGGCAGCGGCAGCTAGCCTGCGATGTCAGAACTATGGGATTCCACCCGTCAGCCGTGCCCAGGTAACCCTACCCCTTGAGGCTCGGGCCTGGAGGTGGGGGCCAAACCCTGGCCCTACGCCTTGGGCCCACACAAAATCTCTTGTCCTTGGCAGAGTAAGCGAATTGTGGGCCAGATTATCCCAGCCATTGCCACCACTACAGCAGCCGTGGCAGGCCTGTTGGGCCTAGAGCTGTATAAGGTGGTGGGTGGGCCACGGCCTCGTAGTGCCTTTCGCCACAGCTACCTACATCTGGCTGAAAACTACCTCATCCGCTATATGCCTTTTGCCCCAGCCATCCAGACGGTGAGCCCATGATACCCCACCCTTAGCCCCACTAGGCCTAGGTTTCCCCTGCACCTGCCCACACAGGCCCCAATCTAGCTGCCAGCTCTCACTGAGACTCAGACTGTGCAGGAGTCCTGAAGACTCCCTCCAGCCTTCTTCCTGCTATGAAGCCAGGCTGGGACCCGTCAGACACAGGAAGCAGCCGTCAgccatccccacccccaaccctccaAAGCCCAGGATCTGGGGGAGCTGCAGCTTTAACTCATTAGTGGAGCCAGACATCCCCTACAGTCCCCTCCTTCCTTGGAGTACCCCTGAGGGGtaggtggtggggaggggaccaGGGCCTCAGCCCCAGAAAGAGTCTAGCTTCCCCCTGCATGGTAGAGGGGCCCTGGCCTACCTCCTGCAAGCTGAGTTAAAGGGTAATAGGCTTGCCACTAGAGGTGTGGCGTCTGCAGCCCTGTGTTTGTGTCACAGCTGTGAGTGCACCCGGGGTCTGGGTATCCCTGGAGTGTGGGTATGGAAGGAGCAAGTTTGCACATCTGTGTGTCAGATGGGAGTGCAGGGCTTCCATCTTCCTGTGTCCTCAATGTGGGTCTGCATGGAGATACATGTGGGCACACGTGTGTGTTCCTGGGCTTGTGGGGATTTGTGTTCTTGTGACTGCAGGGCTGTGAATGCCTCCAGCCATGTGCTCAGGCTCTGCAGCTGGCATTTCCTTGGGGCAAGGATGGGGGTAGAAGGAATGCCCTCATGAGGGGAGAGGGCAGAGGTCATGGGCCAGCACTGGGCTTCTGCTCAGCAGCCTGGGGTCCCTCCCTCTGGACATAGTACACAGAGCCCCTTTGTTAAGGCACCCTGCCTCTAACCAGCACACAGGCTGCCTTTGTCCACGGAGTGGAGCAGGGCAAGGAGAAGCCCCCATCTCACCTCTAGCCTAGTCTCAGCTTGACCCCAGTGTTTTCTTGGGGGCTGATAGGCACCCCCTGTCCTTGTCTCTAGATACCTGCTAGCTGCCCTTCTGTCCTTAGCTCTAGGTACCAGAACCCCAAGACTCTTGGAAGgaaagaggggaaaggaggaggaagccTGTATGCATTGTATCCCTGCTGGGGTCTCTGGGACAGTGGGGCCCTGGTGGTCACTGTGGCCTTTGCCCGTGTCCCAATGAGTAGCCCAAGGCACTGGCAATACATATAAGATTGGGGGACAGGATGTGCCCCTCAGCTCCCAGCCTTGTCTCTGAGGAACAAGCAGCTTTATCAGAGGCTGCAGGGGCCCTGCTGTGGGTTTCCTCAGGAAGCACCACCCCCTCATCCCCCACCCTCACGACTGGCCCAT
This window of the Theropithecus gelada isolate Dixy chromosome 2, Tgel_1.0, whole genome shotgun sequence genome carries:
- the UBA7 gene encoding ubiquitin-like modifier-activating enzyme 7, with product MDALDASKLLDEELYSRQLYVLGSPAMQRIQGARVLVSGLQGLGAEVAKNLVLMGVGSLTLHDPHPTCWSDLAAQFLLSEQDLERSRAEASQELLAQLNRAVQVVVHTGDITEDLLLDFQVVVLTAAKLEEQLKVGTLCHKHGVCFLAADTRGLVGQLFCDFGEDFTVQDPTEAEPLTAAIQHISQGSPGILTLRKGANTHYFRDGDLVTFSGIEGMVELNDCDPRSIHVREDGSLEIGDTTTFSRYLRGGAITEVKRPKTVRHKSLDTALLQPHVVAQSSQEVHRAHCLHQAFCALHKFQHLHGRPPQPWDPVDAETVVGLAQDLEPLKWTEEEPLEQPLDEALVRTVALSSGGVLSPMVAMLGAVAAQEVLKAISRKFMPLDQWLYFDALDCLPEDGELLPSPEDCAPRGSRYDGQIAVFGAGFQEKLSRQHYLLVGAGAIGCELLKVFALVGLGARNSGGFTVVDMDHIERSNLSRQFLFRSQDIGRPKAEVAAAAARRLNPDLQVIPLTYPLDPTTEHIYGDNFFSHVDGVAAALDSFQARRYVAARCTHYLKPLLEAGTLGTRGSAKVFMPHVTEAYRAPASAAASEDAPYPVCTVRHFPSTAEHTLQWARDEFEGLFRLSAETINHHQQAHTSLADMDGPQTLTLLKPVLGVLRVRPQNWQDCVAWALGHWKLCFHYGIKQLLRHFPPNKVLEDGTPFWSGPKQCPQPLEFDTNQDMHLLYVLAAANLYAQMHGLPGSQDSTALRELLKLLPQPDPQQMAPIFASNLELASASAEFGPEQLKELNKALEFWTVGPPLKPLMFEKDDDSNFHVDFVAAAASLRCQNYGIPPVSRAQSKRIVGQIIPAIATTTAAVAGLLGLELYKVVGGPRPRSAFRHSYLHLAENYLIRYMPFAPAIQTFHHLKWTCWDRLKVPAGQPERTLELLLAHLQEQHGLRVRMLLHGPALLYSAGWSPEKQAQRLPLRVTELVQQVTGQVLAPGLRVLVLELSCEGEEEDTAFPPLHYEL